One Bradyrhizobium sp. CCGB12 genomic window carries:
- a CDS encoding NAD(P)/FAD-dependent oxidoreductase, whose protein sequence is MLLAIRNSPLAHAFPLLCGLAIIGAGAAGLGAAHALAGSGLVVIVLEARNRLGGRAWTVQASPEVTFDVGCGWLHSADKNSFVGIAKRLNFEVNTDLPPWRDRAFGEVFPERERNEFAHAIDEFYDRVSDAAETGEDAPAERYLEPGNRWNPMINAVSTYVNGSELDRVSILDMDSYEDTYFNWRVRAGYGALIAAYGASCPVALDCNVSLIDHSGKHIRLETSRGTLTAEKVIVTVPTNLIADEAIRFRPALPAKVDAARGLPLGVDDKVVLALEDPEAFPKEGNLRGATMRTAMGTYHIRPFGQPCIDGFFGGRFARELEDAGDGAFAAQSIDEIADYLGNDIRRKLRPLRESRWAHDPFARGAYSHALPGHAGRRAVLAEPVDGRLFFAGEATSPNFFSTAHGARDSGERAAKEVLAVLIKP, encoded by the coding sequence GTGCTACTCGCCATTCGCAACTCACCACTCGCCCATGCCTTTCCCCTCCTCTGTGGACTCGCGATCATCGGGGCCGGTGCCGCCGGCCTTGGTGCGGCGCATGCGCTGGCAGGCTCCGGCCTCGTCGTGATTGTGCTGGAGGCACGCAACCGGCTCGGCGGCCGCGCCTGGACCGTGCAGGCCTCGCCCGAGGTCACCTTCGACGTCGGCTGCGGCTGGCTGCACTCGGCCGACAAGAACTCCTTCGTCGGAATCGCGAAACGCCTGAATTTCGAGGTCAACACGGATCTGCCGCCCTGGCGCGATCGTGCCTTTGGCGAAGTATTTCCGGAGCGCGAGCGGAACGAATTCGCGCACGCGATCGACGAGTTCTACGACCGCGTCAGTGACGCTGCGGAAACGGGCGAGGATGCACCGGCGGAGCGCTATCTCGAGCCAGGCAATCGTTGGAACCCGATGATTAACGCCGTCTCGACCTACGTGAACGGCTCTGAGCTCGATCGGGTCTCGATCCTCGACATGGATTCCTACGAGGACACCTATTTCAATTGGCGTGTGCGGGCCGGATATGGCGCGCTGATCGCGGCCTATGGCGCCTCGTGTCCTGTGGCGCTGGACTGCAACGTCTCGCTGATCGACCATTCCGGCAAGCACATCCGGCTCGAAACGTCGCGAGGTACGCTCACCGCGGAAAAAGTGATCGTCACGGTGCCGACCAACCTGATCGCAGACGAGGCGATCCGCTTCCGACCGGCGCTCCCGGCCAAAGTCGACGCCGCGCGCGGCCTGCCGCTCGGCGTCGACGACAAGGTGGTGCTGGCGCTCGAAGATCCGGAAGCCTTTCCCAAGGAAGGCAATCTGCGCGGTGCCACCATGCGCACCGCAATGGGCACCTATCACATCCGCCCGTTCGGGCAGCCCTGCATCGATGGCTTCTTCGGCGGCCGCTTTGCGCGCGAATTGGAGGATGCCGGCGACGGCGCCTTCGCCGCGCAAAGCATCGATGAGATCGCGGACTATCTGGGCAACGACATCCGCCGCAAGCTGAGACCGCTGCGCGAGTCGCGCTGGGCCCACGATCCGTTCGCCCGCGGCGCCTATTCGCACGCGCTCCCCGGCCATGCCGGACGTCGCGCCGTGCTGGCGGAGCCGGTGGACGGACGGCTGTTCTTCGCCGGCGAGGCGACCTCCCCGAACTTCTTCTCAACCGCCCACGGGGCTCGGGATAGCGGGGAGCGGGCGGCGAAGGAAGTGCTGGCGGTCCTGATCAAGCCATAG
- a CDS encoding thiol-disulfide oxidoreductase DCC family protein translates to MSTWPEDDVILFDGVCIFCSRWVRFVAKRDKAGRFRFTPIQSDYGARLARTFGIDPDDPDTNAVVHGGEVFMKSDAALTVLSQLPRWGWVRVLFAVPKPLRDSVYSLIARNRYRLFGKYDACFVPDADLRARVIE, encoded by the coding sequence ATGAGCACGTGGCCCGAAGATGACGTGATCCTGTTCGACGGCGTCTGCATCTTCTGCTCGCGCTGGGTGCGGTTCGTTGCCAAGCGCGATAAGGCGGGGCGATTTCGTTTCACGCCGATTCAGTCGGATTATGGGGCGCGGTTGGCGCGGACATTTGGCATCGATCCCGATGATCCCGACACCAATGCCGTAGTCCACGGCGGCGAGGTCTTCATGAAGTCGGACGCTGCGCTGACCGTTTTGTCACAGCTGCCGAGATGGGGCTGGGTGCGGGTGCTTTTCGCCGTGCCAAAACCGTTGCGGGATTCGGTCTACAGCCTCATCGCGCGCAACCGCTATCGCCTCTTCGGCAAGTACGATGCGTGTTTCGTCCCCGATGCCGATTTGCGGGCGCGGGTGATCGAGTGA
- a CDS encoding SDR family oxidoreductase, whose translation MDRRTILVFGASGLIGRFVTDDLRARGFRVVGVARSLAPAQTMSALDIELPILILDAAALTRLFSEHAVDVVVNCLGVLQDGPGSDTNAVHRDFVARLLQAIGDSGRAIRLVHISIPGTAAADRTAFATTKREAERLIAASGISHAILRPGFVVAPSAYGGGAMLRALAAFPIDLPAAEMATPFQPVAVEDIAATIAWLAARDSDDASVKAVSWDLMLPEPVTMAGVIKQFRLAFGTAAWPRIAMPTFLLDLGAKIGDFANHLGWTPPMRSTAIAELRRGVSGDPSAWIAATDIVPKTLAETIGRHPASIQDKWFARLFLVKALIFASLVAFWLVSGFIALFVSYRAAAGILAAHNFPPALVDPITIGTSLMDMGIGMLIALRRTAAIGLVAGIVASLGYMVGAAILTPDLWIEPLGALVKTGPAIVLMLVAFLMLDNR comes from the coding sequence ATGGACCGACGAACCATTTTGGTATTCGGCGCCTCCGGCCTGATCGGCCGTTTCGTCACTGATGATCTGCGCGCACGGGGTTTTCGTGTCGTCGGCGTGGCGCGCAGCCTGGCGCCGGCGCAGACAATGAGCGCGCTGGACATCGAATTGCCGATCCTCATCCTCGACGCGGCTGCGCTGACGCGTCTCTTCAGCGAGCATGCCGTCGACGTCGTCGTGAATTGCCTCGGCGTGCTCCAGGACGGGCCCGGCAGCGACACCAATGCGGTGCATCGCGATTTCGTCGCGCGCCTGCTTCAGGCGATTGGGGATAGCGGCCGTGCGATTCGCCTGGTGCACATCTCGATCCCCGGAACGGCAGCGGCCGATCGCACCGCGTTCGCGACAACCAAGCGCGAAGCCGAACGCCTGATCGCGGCCTCAGGCATTTCCCACGCCATCCTGCGGCCGGGGTTCGTGGTTGCGCCATCTGCCTATGGCGGCGGTGCCATGCTGCGCGCACTGGCCGCCTTTCCGATCGATCTTCCGGCTGCGGAGATGGCGACACCGTTCCAGCCCGTTGCGGTCGAGGATATCGCCGCCACCATCGCCTGGCTCGCCGCGCGCGACAGTGACGACGCCTCCGTGAAAGCCGTGAGCTGGGACCTGATGCTACCAGAGCCGGTCACCATGGCCGGCGTCATCAAGCAGTTTCGCCTCGCGTTCGGCACGGCCGCCTGGCCGCGCATCGCGATGCCGACCTTCCTGCTCGATCTCGGCGCGAAAATCGGTGATTTCGCCAATCATCTCGGCTGGACGCCGCCGATGCGTTCCACGGCCATTGCCGAGCTGCGCCGTGGCGTGAGCGGCGATCCCTCGGCATGGATCGCTGCCACCGATATCGTGCCAAAGACATTGGCCGAGACGATCGGGCGTCATCCGGCAAGTATCCAGGACAAATGGTTCGCGCGGCTGTTCCTGGTCAAGGCGCTGATCTTCGCAAGCCTGGTTGCGTTCTGGCTCGTCTCCGGCTTCATCGCGCTGTTCGTGTCTTACCGCGCCGCCGCCGGCATTCTGGCGGCGCATAACTTTCCGCCTGCGCTGGTCGATCCCATCACCATCGGCACCAGCCTGATGGACATGGGCATCGGTATGCTGATCGCCCTCCGCCGCACCGCGGCGATCGGGCTCGTTGCAGGCATCGTCGCCTCGCTGGGCTACATGGTGGGTGCAGCCATCCTCACGCCCGATCTCTGGATCGAGCCGCTCGGCGCGCTCGTGAAGACCGGTCCGGCGATCGTGCTGATGCTGGTCGCGTTTCTGATGCTGGATAATCGCTGA
- a CDS encoding DUF2269 domain-containing protein, with the protein MTLYFLIKYLHVLGAIVILGTGSGIAFFMLMAHRTNDAEFIARTASVVVIADAIFTLSAVVLQPVSGGLLMMLSATPITERWLLASLALYAVAGLFWIPVVLMQIEMRDLARKAVGRRAALPERYFVLFRRWFAFGFPGFGATMLILWLMIAKPF; encoded by the coding sequence ATGACGCTGTATTTTCTGATCAAATATCTGCATGTGCTCGGCGCCATCGTCATTCTCGGCACCGGAAGCGGCATTGCCTTCTTCATGCTGATGGCACATCGCACCAATGACGCAGAGTTCATCGCGCGCACTGCCTCGGTGGTCGTGATCGCGGATGCGATCTTCACACTGTCGGCAGTTGTTCTTCAGCCGGTCAGCGGCGGCCTGCTGATGATGCTCTCGGCGACGCCGATCACCGAACGCTGGCTGCTGGCCTCGCTCGCGCTCTATGCCGTCGCAGGTCTGTTCTGGATTCCAGTCGTCTTGATGCAGATCGAGATGCGCGATCTCGCGCGCAAGGCGGTCGGGCGGCGTGCCGCGCTTCCGGAGCGCTACTTCGTGCTGTTCCGCCGCTGGTTCGCATTCGGCTTCCCTGGCTTTGGTGCGACGATGCTCATTCTCTGGCTGATGATCGCAAAACCGTTTTGA
- a CDS encoding dienelactone hydrolase family protein, whose product MRILIAPALLSLLLTAPPLCAQVTFGSSGEEGEPFRRQEWRVPSPDTGMAAHALLFRPRGAGPFRLAVIAHASTQNGLRRAQMPQPEYRALTADLVARGFAVLVPERLGHGATGGRYVEDQGGCDEADYARSARATADEISLAMDYLRKQDFIRKDAATVIGHSAGGWGALALANADPKAVSAIITFAPGRGGHANDEPNRICAPHTLLAAAVEFGKAARIPVTWLVATNDSYFAPAFSQRLVEAFRGGGGKVDFRILPAVGSEGHWMIETEAGVKAASSDLARALSLPKPIATRP is encoded by the coding sequence ATGCGAATTCTCATCGCACCTGCGCTTCTGTCGTTGCTGCTGACTGCGCCGCCCCTGTGCGCTCAGGTCACGTTTGGCTCATCGGGAGAGGAGGGCGAACCGTTTCGCCGGCAGGAGTGGCGGGTGCCGTCGCCGGACACCGGGATGGCCGCGCATGCCTTGCTGTTTCGTCCCCGAGGCGCCGGCCCGTTTCGGCTCGCGGTCATTGCCCACGCCTCGACGCAAAATGGCTTGCGTCGCGCGCAAATGCCGCAGCCGGAATACCGCGCGCTCACGGCAGATCTTGTCGCGCGCGGCTTTGCCGTGCTGGTGCCGGAACGGCTCGGCCATGGCGCGACCGGAGGCCGCTATGTCGAAGACCAGGGCGGCTGCGACGAGGCGGACTACGCACGATCGGCCCGCGCAACGGCCGACGAGATCTCGCTCGCGATGGACTATTTGCGAAAGCAGGATTTCATCCGCAAGGACGCCGCAACCGTGATCGGCCATTCCGCCGGGGGCTGGGGTGCGCTGGCGCTCGCCAATGCCGATCCGAAGGCGGTCTCCGCCATCATCACCTTCGCGCCGGGGCGCGGCGGCCATGCCAATGATGAGCCGAACAGGATCTGCGCGCCGCACACGCTCCTTGCGGCAGCGGTCGAATTCGGCAAGGCCGCGCGCATTCCCGTCACGTGGCTCGTTGCAACCAATGACAGTTACTTCGCACCGGCCTTTTCCCAAAGGCTGGTCGAGGCGTTTCGCGGCGGTGGCGGCAAGGTCGATTTCCGTATCCTGCCGGCGGTCGGCAGCGAGGGGCATTGGATGATCGAAACCGAGGCTGGCGTCAAAGCCGCAAGCAGTGATCTCGCGCGTGCGCTGAGCCTGCCAAAGCCGATTGCGACCAGGCCATGA
- a CDS encoding GNAT family N-acetyltransferase, translating to MSTTLIEVRPAKAADATAVASTHDEAWRSAYQGIIPGAELEKLINRRGPQWWDSAIRKGSRVSVLVFGDKVAGYANYGRNRARSLHFDGEIYELYLRPEFQGLGFGRRLFAAARRDLMQSGLKSMVVWALSDNDPATEFYRALGGRMVARSSERFGPKSLDKVAFAWTN from the coding sequence ATGAGCACAACCCTGATCGAGGTCCGGCCGGCCAAAGCTGCAGATGCAACTGCGGTGGCATCGACCCATGACGAAGCCTGGCGCTCGGCCTATCAGGGCATCATCCCCGGCGCCGAGCTGGAGAAGCTGATCAACCGCCGCGGTCCGCAGTGGTGGGACAGCGCAATCCGTAAGGGCAGCCGCGTCAGCGTGCTCGTGTTCGGTGATAAGGTCGCGGGCTACGCCAATTACGGCCGCAACCGCGCCCGCAGCCTGCACTTCGACGGCGAAATTTACGAGCTCTACCTGCGGCCGGAATTCCAGGGTCTCGGCTTCGGCCGCCGCCTGTTCGCGGCCGCTCGCCGCGACCTGATGCAGAGTGGCCTGAAGAGCATGGTGGTCTGGGCGCTCTCGGACAACGATCCGGCCACCGAGTTCTACCGTGCCCTGGGCGGCCGCATGGTGGCGCGCTCTTCCGAGCGGTTCGGGCCGAAGTCGCTCGACAAGGTTGCCTTCGCTTGGACTAATTGA
- the ppa gene encoding inorganic diphosphatase, whose protein sequence is MRIDAVSIGKNTPHEVNVIIEVPVGGEPIKYEMDKEAGTLVVDRFLYTPMRYPGNYGFIPHTLSDDGDPCDVLIINTRAIIPGAVMSVRPVGVLFMEDEAGGDEKILAVPSSKLTQRYDKVKSYSDLPDITLQQIQHFFEHYKDLEKGKWVKILRWGGPEDAHKLILEGIEREKKKG, encoded by the coding sequence ATGCGTATCGATGCGGTCTCGATCGGGAAAAACACGCCACACGAAGTCAACGTCATCATCGAAGTCCCCGTGGGCGGCGAACCGATCAAATACGAGATGGACAAGGAAGCCGGCACGCTTGTCGTGGACCGCTTCCTGTACACGCCGATGCGTTACCCCGGAAACTATGGCTTCATCCCGCACACGCTGTCGGATGACGGCGACCCCTGCGACGTCCTGATCATCAACACCCGCGCCATCATCCCGGGTGCCGTCATGAGCGTGCGCCCGGTCGGCGTGCTGTTCATGGAAGACGAAGCCGGCGGCGACGAGAAGATCTTGGCGGTGCCCTCATCCAAGCTGACGCAGCGCTACGACAAGGTGAAGAGCTACTCCGACCTGCCGGACATCACGCTCCAGCAGATCCAGCACTTCTTCGAGCACTACAAGGATCTCGAGAAGGGCAAATGGGTGAAGATCCTGCGCTGGGGCGGCCCGGAGGACGCGCACAAGCTGATCCTCGAAGGCATCGAGCGCGAGAAGAAGAAGGGTTGA
- the folD gene encoding bifunctional methylenetetrahydrofolate dehydrogenase/methenyltetrahydrofolate cyclohydrolase FolD — protein sequence MTAKIIDGKVIAAELRARVADEVARVKREHNLVPGLAVVLVGNDPASEVYVRSKHTQTQGAGMASFEHRLPADVAQADLLALVAKLNRDPAVHGILVQLPLPKGLNTEAVINAIDPAKDVDGLHPNNAGRLAGGFEALSPCTPLGCIILTKSVHASLEGMNAIVIGRSNLVGRPLVQLLLNENATVTIAHSRSRDLPGLVKRADLVYAAVGKPEMVRGDWLKPGATVIDVGINRIPKEDGKTRLVGDVAYQEALGVAGAITPVPGGVGQMTVACLLVNTLRAACAIAGLPKPAV from the coding sequence ATGACGGCCAAGATCATCGATGGAAAAGTCATTGCCGCGGAACTCCGCGCCCGCGTCGCCGACGAAGTTGCCCGCGTCAAGCGCGAGCACAATCTTGTGCCGGGCCTTGCAGTGGTGCTGGTCGGCAACGACCCCGCCAGCGAGGTCTATGTCCGCTCCAAGCACACCCAGACGCAAGGCGCCGGCATGGCTTCGTTCGAGCACAGGCTGCCGGCCGACGTCGCGCAAGCAGATCTGCTGGCGCTCGTTGCGAAGCTCAATCGCGATCCGGCCGTGCATGGCATTCTGGTGCAATTGCCGCTGCCGAAGGGGCTCAACACCGAAGCCGTCATCAATGCCATCGATCCCGCCAAGGACGTCGACGGGCTGCATCCAAACAATGCCGGCCGGCTCGCCGGCGGCTTCGAAGCGTTGTCGCCCTGTACGCCGCTCGGCTGCATCATCCTGACCAAAAGTGTGCACGCTTCGCTCGAAGGCATGAACGCCATCGTCATCGGCCGCTCCAACCTGGTCGGCCGTCCGCTGGTGCAGTTGCTGCTGAACGAGAACGCCACGGTCACGATCGCGCACTCGCGCTCGCGCGACCTGCCCGGCCTCGTGAAGCGCGCCGACCTCGTCTATGCCGCGGTCGGCAAGCCGGAGATGGTGCGCGGCGACTGGCTGAAGCCGGGTGCAACCGTGATCGACGTCGGCATCAACCGCATTCCCAAGGAAGACGGCAAGACGCGCCTCGTCGGCGATGTCGCCTATCAGGAAGCGCTCGGGGTTGCCGGCGCGATCACGCCGGTGCCGGGTGGCGTCGGCCAGATGACGGTCGCGTGTCTCTTGGTGAATACGCTGCGCGCGGCCTGCGCAATCGCAGGGCTGCCGAAGCCTGCGGTGTAG
- a CDS encoding DUF167 domain-containing protein, with product MVAKESRKEPWRYSTAGISIALRVTPRGGRDDIDGIEQLSDGRSVLKVRVRAIADGGEANKAVLVLLAKSLGVPKASVRLLSGATSRLKQIAVDGDPVRLGEDLRQLASAKSTDQGN from the coding sequence TTGGTTGCCAAAGAATCTCGCAAGGAACCTTGGCGCTACTCAACCGCCGGCATCAGCATCGCGCTGCGGGTGACGCCGCGCGGCGGCCGCGACGACATCGACGGGATCGAGCAGCTCTCAGACGGCCGCAGCGTGCTCAAGGTGCGCGTGAGGGCCATTGCCGATGGCGGCGAGGCCAACAAGGCCGTTTTGGTCCTGCTGGCCAAATCGCTTGGTGTGCCCAAGGCCAGCGTCAGGCTTTTGTCGGGGGCAACCTCGCGGCTGAAGCAAATCGCGGTCGACGGCGATCCGGTGCGGCTTGGCGAAGACCTTCGCCAGCTCGCCTCCGCCAAATCGACAGACCAGGGAAACTGA
- a CDS encoding YggT family protein yields MRAVLDIVIIVLDLYVWLLIASAILSWLIAFNVVNTRNQFVSAVAEFLYRITEPLLAPIRNFLPSLGGLDISPIILILLIMFIERVILYYIYPNVI; encoded by the coding sequence ATGCGTGCCGTTCTCGATATCGTCATCATCGTGCTCGATCTCTACGTCTGGCTGCTGATCGCCTCCGCGATCCTGTCCTGGCTGATCGCCTTTAACGTGGTGAACACCCGCAACCAGTTCGTTTCGGCGGTCGCGGAGTTCCTGTACCGGATCACCGAGCCCCTGCTCGCGCCGATTCGCAATTTCCTGCCCAGCCTCGGCGGCCTCGACATCTCGCCGATCATCCTGATCCTGCTCATCATGTTCATCGAACGGGTGATCCTGTATTACATCTACCCGAACGTGATCTAA
- a CDS encoding enoyl-CoA hydratase, whose translation MAYEHILYEVSDRIATITLNRPDRMNAWTPIMERDVRHAMEASSADDNVRVIVLTGAGRAFCAGADMEVLKGLDPDDVRRASSLPPFDMNRRPDWQTRYGYYPSIKKPVIAMLNGATAGIGLVHALYCDLRFAADNTVFTTAFARRGLIAEHGISWMLPRIVGHANAMDLLLSARRVPSEEALRIGLVNRLCPPEKLREETYAYARDLADFVSPSAMAVIKRQLYEVPFQTLAEATIEANREMLLALNGSDFREGVASFMEKRPPRFTGR comes from the coding sequence ATGGCCTATGAACACATTCTCTATGAGGTGAGCGACCGGATCGCGACCATCACGCTCAACCGCCCGGACCGCATGAACGCGTGGACGCCGATCATGGAGCGCGACGTGCGTCACGCGATGGAAGCATCAAGCGCCGACGACAATGTCCGCGTCATCGTGCTCACCGGTGCGGGCCGTGCCTTCTGCGCCGGCGCCGACATGGAGGTGCTGAAGGGGCTCGATCCCGACGATGTCAGGCGCGCCTCCAGTCTGCCGCCCTTTGACATGAACCGTCGCCCGGATTGGCAGACGCGCTACGGTTATTATCCTTCGATCAAGAAGCCTGTCATCGCCATGCTCAACGGCGCGACCGCCGGTATCGGCCTCGTCCATGCGCTCTATTGCGACCTGCGCTTTGCCGCTGACAACACCGTGTTCACCACGGCCTTCGCGCGGCGCGGCCTGATTGCCGAGCATGGTATCAGCTGGATGCTGCCGCGAATCGTCGGTCATGCCAATGCAATGGATCTGTTGCTCTCGGCAAGGCGCGTGCCGAGCGAGGAGGCGCTGCGGATCGGCTTGGTCAACCGGCTCTGTCCGCCCGAGAAGCTGCGCGAGGAGACCTATGCCTATGCGCGCGATCTCGCCGATTTCGTCTCGCCGAGCGCGATGGCCGTGATCAAGCGGCAGCTCTACGAGGTGCCGTTCCAGACGCTCGCGGAAGCCACGATCGAGGCGAACAGGGAGATGTTGTTGGCGCTGAACGGCAGCGATTTCCGCGAGGGCGTGGCGAGCTTCATGGAGAAGCGGCCGCCGCGGTTTACGGGGAGGTAG
- a CDS encoding glutamine amidotransferase, producing MSFRTDRFGGAELVPFPRRTPGATASAAEGSLPVLVVLHQESSTPGRVGNALRARGHRLDIRRPRFGDPLPETLDRHAGAVFFGGPMSANDHDDYIRREIDWIEIPLREQRPFLGICLGAQMLAVQLGARVAPHAEALSQIGYYPIRPTVAGRTLCPDWPAQVYHWHREGFELPVGTELLAEGDDFPVQAFRAGDAFGVQFHPDVTYAMMHCWTTRGYDGFSAPGARQRHHHFADRAVYDVAERAWLDHFIGGWLARRPMLAQAAE from the coding sequence ATGTCGTTCCGGACGGACAGGTTTGGTGGCGCAGAATTGGTGCCCTTCCCCAGAAGGACACCGGGCGCGACCGCCTCCGCTGCCGAAGGCTCGTTGCCGGTTCTGGTCGTCCTGCACCAGGAATCCTCGACGCCCGGCCGGGTCGGCAATGCGCTGCGCGCACGCGGCCATCGCCTCGACATTCGCCGTCCTCGCTTCGGCGATCCCCTGCCCGAGACACTCGACCGGCATGCCGGCGCCGTATTTTTCGGCGGTCCGATGAGCGCCAATGATCACGACGACTACATCCGCCGCGAGATCGACTGGATCGAAATTCCGCTCCGCGAGCAGCGTCCGTTTCTCGGCATCTGTCTCGGCGCGCAGATGCTCGCGGTGCAGCTTGGGGCCCGCGTCGCGCCGCATGCGGAGGCATTGAGCCAGATCGGCTACTACCCGATCAGGCCGACCGTCGCGGGCCGCACGCTCTGCCCGGATTGGCCTGCGCAGGTCTATCACTGGCATCGCGAAGGATTCGAGCTGCCGGTTGGTACTGAGCTGCTTGCGGAAGGTGATGATTTTCCGGTGCAGGCCTTCCGCGCCGGCGATGCCTTCGGTGTGCAGTTTCACCCTGATGTGACCTACGCGATGATGCATTGCTGGACCACGCGCGGCTATGACGGCTTCAGCGCGCCCGGTGCGCGGCAGCGGCATCATCATTTCGCGGATCGTGCCGTCTACGACGTCGCAGAACGCGCCTGGCTCGATCACTTCATCGGCGGCTGGCTGGCGCGACGACCGATGCTGGCGCAAGCCGCCGAGTGA
- a CDS encoding SDR family oxidoreductase has protein sequence MTERVTLITGASAGIGVELARVFAANGHRLALTARRADRLEALATELAARGGKKPIVIACDLEEADAGEKIAAALAAEGVELDHLVNNAGFGVFGDAIERDRVEQVGIVDVNVRALTDLSLRFADQLIRNKGGLLNVGSVAGFLPGPGMAVYYASKAYVISFTEALRAELAPRGVRVTVLCPGPVPTEFQARAGVGPQHDTAALNVSAAEVAREAYRGLMANKRAVLPGLGIKIVPFALRFFPRGFILAATSRFQRRRH, from the coding sequence GTGACTGAGCGGGTGACGCTGATTACCGGTGCTTCGGCAGGCATCGGCGTGGAGCTGGCGCGGGTCTTTGCCGCTAATGGGCATCGCCTCGCATTGACCGCGAGACGGGCAGACCGGTTGGAAGCGCTCGCCACCGAGCTCGCCGCCCGCGGTGGCAAGAAGCCGATCGTGATCGCTTGCGATCTCGAGGAAGCGGATGCCGGCGAGAAGATCGCGGCAGCACTTGCTGCTGAAGGTGTCGAGCTCGATCACCTCGTCAACAATGCCGGCTTCGGCGTGTTCGGCGATGCAATCGAGCGGGATCGCGTCGAGCAGGTCGGCATCGTCGACGTCAACGTTCGGGCTCTGACGGATCTGTCGCTGCGCTTTGCCGATCAGCTGATCAGGAACAAGGGCGGACTTCTCAATGTCGGCTCCGTCGCCGGCTTTCTGCCCGGGCCCGGCATGGCCGTCTACTACGCGTCCAAGGCCTATGTGATCTCCTTTACCGAAGCGTTGCGGGCGGAGCTCGCGCCCCGCGGCGTCCGCGTCACCGTGCTTTGCCCGGGTCCGGTCCCTACCGAGTTTCAGGCGCGCGCCGGCGTTGGACCCCAACATGATACGGCCGCTCTGAACGTCTCTGCCGCCGAAGTTGCGCGGGAGGCGTATCGCGGCCTGATGGCCAACAAACGGGCAGTGCTGCCTGGTCTGGGCATCAAGATTGTGCCGTTCGCGCTGCGTTTCTTCCCACGCGGCTTCATCCTGGCGGCCACCAGCCGCTTCCAGCGGCGCAGGCACTAG
- a CDS encoding TerB family tellurite resistance protein yields MLDGLRQFIADIVAPHDQDRAFGDSDYRLAATALLVHVVSLDGQPTAAEQRKLHSLIESHFGLDRGSADRLIADATQVEGEAVDLYHFTSVIMRSLDEEGRKRIVQMMWELVYADGQVSEFEDNVVWRASDLLGISQRDRIDLKHAVADRAVGQVKDSAVGG; encoded by the coding sequence ATGCTCGACGGCTTGCGCCAATTCATTGCCGACATTGTTGCTCCCCATGACCAGGACCGCGCATTTGGCGACAGCGACTATCGGCTGGCGGCCACCGCGTTGCTGGTTCATGTGGTCTCGCTGGATGGCCAACCGACCGCGGCCGAGCAGCGTAAGCTGCACAGCCTGATTGAAAGCCACTTTGGGCTCGACCGGGGCAGCGCGGACCGGCTGATCGCCGACGCCACCCAGGTCGAAGGCGAGGCGGTCGATCTCTATCACTTTACCAGCGTCATCATGCGTTCGCTCGACGAAGAGGGCCGCAAGCGCATCGTGCAGATGATGTGGGAGCTGGTCTATGCCGATGGCCAGGTCAGCGAGTTCGAGGACAACGTCGTCTGGCGTGCTTCCGACCTGCTCGGGATATCCCAGCGCGACCGGATCGACCTGAAGCACGCGGTCGCGGACCGTGCCGTTGGTCAGGTGAAGGATAGTGCCGTCGGCGGCTGA